Part of the Chroogloeocystis siderophila 5.2 s.c.1 genome, AGCAATATCTAGTCCTTTATTGATTGCCGTTGTCTCGTCCAAAATGGACTCGTAAGGACAATCAGGCTTGACTTGCATTATCCCTTTAAGAATAAGTTCAGCAGCCGAACCACGCGATCGCCCACGAGTATCATCGTCTTCTTTGATAATAATGCGGTCGAATATGCCTGCGGAGAGTTTACCAAGCGTTATAAAATCTTCGTCGCGGCGATCGCCAGGACCACCAACAACACCAATTCTTTCGCCGGGCCAATTGCGGATAAAACTGCCAAGGGCTTCGTAGCTGTGCGGATTGTGCGCGTAGTCGATCAGCGCATGGTAGCGACCTAAATTAAATAAATTCATCCGCCCTGGCGTTTGATTAACCGAGGCTTTGAATGTATTTAACCCGGCGCGAATTTGCTCGATCGAGACTCCCTGGACAAATGCGGCTAAGCTTGCGGCTAACGCATTCGCAATCATAAACGGTGCTTTGCCTGCCATTGTCAGGGGAACATTCACCGCTTGTTCAATGCGTAATGTCCAATCACCTTTAAGAATTGATAAGTAGCCATTTTCATACACTGCTGCCAAACCGCCTTTTTGCGTATGCTGCTTGACAAGTTCGTTTTCAGGGTTCATTGTAAAGAAAGCTACTTGGGACTTGACGCGATCGCGCATCGCCGCAACGCGTGAGTCATCGGCATTGAGTACCGCATAACCATTCGGTAACACTGCTTCTGCGACAACACTTTTAAGGTGTGCCATTTGGTCGATTGTATCAATATCACCTATACCTAAGTGATCCGCCGCGACATTTAACACAACACCGACATTACTCGCATCAAACGCTAACCCAGAGCGTAAAATTCCGCCGCGTGCCGACTCTAACACCGCAACTTCTACAGTCGGGTCTTGTAGAATCAGTTGAGCGCTTTGCGGACCTGTATTATCACCTGGTTCAACTAAATAATCACCAATATATGTACCATCAGTTGTTGTGTAGCCAATTGTTTGACCAGTTTGTTTAAAAATATGCGCAAGTAGTCGCGTTGTTGTTGTTTTGCCATTTGTACCCGTCACCGCCAAGATGGGGATGCGGCTGGGTTTTTCGGGGGGAAAGAGCATATCCAGCACCGCACCCGCAACATTACGCGGAATCCCCCGACTAGGGCTAACGTGCATTCTAAATCCAGGGGCAGCATTCACTTCGACAATCACGCCATCGACTTCGCGCAAAGGACGTGTAATATCTGGGGTAACAATATCAATTCCGGCAATATCTAGACCAATAATTTGGGCGACACGCTGCGCTAGCCAGACGTTTTCGGGATGAATGTCATCAGTTCGGTCTACGGCAATTCCACCTGTACTTAGGTTTGCTGTCGCGCGCAGATAGCAAATTTCATCTTGAGGGAGTACTGTATCGAGCGTGTATCCTTGTCTTTCTAGAAGTTGATAGCTTGTGCGATCGAGTTCAATGCGGGTTAAAACATTATCGTGTCCTTCGCCGCGATTCGGGTCGCGATTCGTTTGGTCGATAAGTTCTTCAATCGTACTCACACCATCGCCAATAACGTGTGCTGGAACGCGTTCGGCGACCGCTACGACTTTGCCATCAACAACTAACACGCGATGGTCGCGACCTGTATAAAACCGTTCGACAATCACTGAGCGCGAAACATCTCTTGCTGCATCGTAAGCGGCTTCGGCTTCTTCCCAATTGCGAATATCAATTGTAATACCGCGCCCGTGATTACCGTCGAGGGGTTTGATGACGATTGGATAGCCGCCGACCTCTTCGATTGCCGTTTCGAGTTCGTCGAAGTAGCTGATAACTGTGCCTCTAGGAACGGGTACGCCTGCGTTGGCAAGAATGCGTTTCGTTCCTTCTTTGTCACAAGCAAGTTCTACGCCCAAAATTCCGGTGCGGGCTGTCATCGTTGCTTGGATGCGTTTTTGATGGACTCCATAGCCGAGTTGAATCAAAAAGCGCGTTCCTAAAGACATCCAAGGAATACCTCGCGCTTCAGCTTCTAGGACGATCGCATCGGTACTTGGTCCTAGGGCAGCATCGCGCTGCAATTCTCTAAGGTCTTCGAGGTCTTGCTCAAGCTCTTGGCGAAGATAATAGCCTTTGTTCACAATACTTTGGCATAGACGAACTGCGGCTCTAGCTGCATAACGCCCTGCTTGTTCTTCTTGGTACTCAAAAACGACTTGATACACACCAGGAGTTGCTGTTTCGCGCGTTCTACCAAAGCCTGCGGGCATTCCGGCTAGTTCTTGGAGTTCTAGGGCGACGTGTTCAACGATATGCCCCATCAGTGTACCTTCGCGTACGCGCATTAAAAAACCACCATGACAGCCAGGCGAACACAAATGTGATTCCAGACTTGGTAGCGCCGCGACTAATCCTTCGTAGAAACCTGGTATTTCGTTCGAGGGTTTCTCTGCTAAATCTTCTAGGTCTAATCGCATGACGATTAGTTTGTGTCGTCGAATACTCCAGTAATTAGGACCGCGTAAAGTCTGGATTTTGAGGATTCTCATGTGCGCTCTTGAATTCGCATCCAATATTCTAGTTTCCACTTGGGCTTGAGCAGGAAACTGTTCTCGGTGAACAGTTTGTCAGCTATATTTTTAGAGGGGTTGGAGATCTGAGGTCGGGGGTCAGGAAATTTAAAGCGTTTGTGCCTTATGTGACTTCCTTAATGATAGTTCTGTAGGAACCCAATTACTTTTGCAGATGACTGGTCGGTAAAATTTGGCGTTTGTGCAAGTGATAGCGATCGCCGTAGCTGAGGATATGCAACCGGAGATTGTGCAAACTTAACGGATCTGTCGCACTCACCTCGCTGTGATTTGTATGCGTTAATTCACCAGGATCGATGACTGTCACCGTACCTTTACCCATCACTTGTAAAGTGCCATCGTTTTCTACCAACGCGCAGGTATCTTCATCAATGCCAATTCCGAGGCGGTCTGGATAACACGCGATCGCGCTAATTAAGCGTGCCATGCGGTTGCGGTTTTGAAAATGCTGATCGACAATCAACTCAGGAATAATCCCTAAACCGGTTCCCAGGTCAACCAACGAGCGATTCGGCGATTCACCGCTGCCACCACCAGCAATCATATAATGTCCCATCACAGCGGCTCCAGCACTCGTTCCCGCGAGGGTTAATTCTTTGCGTTGGACGCGCTGGCGAATTGTTTCCATCGCCGGAGTATCAGCCAACACACCGCACAAGCGCAATTGATCCCCCCCCGTCCAAAAAACTCCGGTACAGGTGTCTAAGCACTTTTGGATGTCAGGATCTTCACATTGTTGGCGTTCGCGAATATCGAGTAACTCTACTTGCTTCGCCCCCATTTCTTCAAAGATACTCATGTATCTACTGCCAATAATGGCTGGTTCGCGCGAAGCCGAAGGAATAATCGCAATATGTGCATTCTGGGCACCAGCGCGTAAAAAAAATGTTTGTAAGATCTCTCGTCCGTGAACTTTGTCTTCAGCACCGCCTATAATTAATACAGCGGTTGTGGTAGCTTGGGGCTTTCTCATTCCTAGCAACTGAGCTTCTAATTGCGCCATTCTGTGTCTTCCTCTCTTCAGCTTCAGGGATAAACCCGACCGCAACTCAATAACTTCAGATCGCGTGCGTGACCTGATTTTTTTGCTTAGCAGATTCCAGCGATTGCTCATTACCGCACCACAAATACGAAACACTCTGATAAGCAACTGCTTTGCTGAGGATTGCTCCAAAGCCGAGTAATTTTTGACCCTGAATCTTCAATAATAATCCGCAAGATGTGAAAATATTTAAACATAATTTAAGCAATTAGAAAAACTTTTAGCTCAGACACAAGTCACAGGCACAGGCGAGATGCCTATGTTACTAGCTACTAGTCGCTAACTACTGCTTCAGATTAACTGTTTCGCTTTTGAATTATTGTGCGATTTGATATAGTTACTCTATTTCCCGATTTTTTTAGCTCTGCCCTACAATCAGGATTGTTAGGGAAAGCTTTAGCGCGACAAATTGCTACAGTCAATTTAATCAACCCCCGCGATTTTACGACAGATAAGCATCACAAAGTTGATGACGAACCTTATGGCGGTGGTGTAGGAATGCTGATGAAGCCGGAACCTATCTTTGCGGCGATTGAATCTTTACCCGCTTTACCGCGACGGGAAGTTATTCTCATGACTCCCCAAGGGCAAACACTTAAGCAGCCTTTACTACAAGAATTAGCAACGAATTACGACCAACTAATCGTTATCTGCGGTCACTATGAAGGCGTTGATGAACGCGTACTGCATTTGGTGACGCGCGAGATTTCTTTAGGTGATTTTGTACTCACTGGAGGTGAAATTCCAGCGCTAGCATTAATTAACGGCGTTACGCGGTTACTTCCTGGAACCGTTGGGA contains:
- a CDS encoding cyanophycinase produces the protein MAQLEAQLLGMRKPQATTTAVLIIGGAEDKVHGREILQTFFLRAGAQNAHIAIIPSASREPAIIGSRYMSIFEEMGAKQVELLDIRERQQCEDPDIQKCLDTCTGVFWTGGDQLRLCGVLADTPAMETIRQRVQRKELTLAGTSAGAAVMGHYMIAGGGSGESPNRSLVDLGTGLGIIPELIVDQHFQNRNRMARLISAIACYPDRLGIGIDEDTCALVENDGTLQVMGKGTVTVIDPGELTHTNHSEVSATDPLSLHNLRLHILSYGDRYHLHKRQILPTSHLQK
- the trmD gene encoding tRNA (guanosine(37)-N1)-methyltransferase TrmD, coding for MRFDIVTLFPDFFSSALQSGLLGKALARQIATVNLINPRDFTTDKHHKVDDEPYGGGVGMLMKPEPIFAAIESLPALPRREVILMTPQGQTLKQPLLQELATNYDQLIVICGHYEGVDERVLHLVTREISLGDFVLTGGEIPALALINGVTRLLPGTVGKVESLKAESFEAGLLDYPQYTRPAKFREWKVPDVLLSGNHEKIAQWRYEQQIQRTRDRRPDLYAEWLENTKSQSE
- the cphA gene encoding cyanophycin synthetase; the protein is MRILKIQTLRGPNYWSIRRHKLIVMRLDLEDLAEKPSNEIPGFYEGLVAALPSLESHLCSPGCHGGFLMRVREGTLMGHIVEHVALELQELAGMPAGFGRTRETATPGVYQVVFEYQEEQAGRYAARAAVRLCQSIVNKGYYLRQELEQDLEDLRELQRDAALGPSTDAIVLEAEARGIPWMSLGTRFLIQLGYGVHQKRIQATMTARTGILGVELACDKEGTKRILANAGVPVPRGTVISYFDELETAIEEVGGYPIVIKPLDGNHGRGITIDIRNWEEAEAAYDAARDVSRSVIVERFYTGRDHRVLVVDGKVVAVAERVPAHVIGDGVSTIEELIDQTNRDPNRGEGHDNVLTRIELDRTSYQLLERQGYTLDTVLPQDEICYLRATANLSTGGIAVDRTDDIHPENVWLAQRVAQIIGLDIAGIDIVTPDITRPLREVDGVIVEVNAAPGFRMHVSPSRGIPRNVAGAVLDMLFPPEKPSRIPILAVTGTNGKTTTTRLLAHIFKQTGQTIGYTTTDGTYIGDYLVEPGDNTGPQSAQLILQDPTVEVAVLESARGGILRSGLAFDASNVGVVLNVAADHLGIGDIDTIDQMAHLKSVVAEAVLPNGYAVLNADDSRVAAMRDRVKSQVAFFTMNPENELVKQHTQKGGLAAVYENGYLSILKGDWTLRIEQAVNVPLTMAGKAPFMIANALAASLAAFVQGVSIEQIRAGLNTFKASVNQTPGRMNLFNLGRYHALIDYAHNPHSYEALGSFIRNWPGERIGVVGGPGDRRDEDFITLGKLSAGIFDRIIIKEDDDTRGRSRGSAAELILKGIMQVKPDCPYESILDETTAINKGLDIASEGSLVVILPESVNRAISLIEVRRPIKDEIQQVNESTVTHDTQISVQSSVANQF